One genomic window of Choristoneura fumiferana chromosome 14, NRCan_CFum_1, whole genome shotgun sequence includes the following:
- the LOC141435056 gene encoding ski oncogene-like — translation MDVVTPHITSVLKTYQASAPRSLQGPGCGRAETRGAPPLPPPPPPAAPLILLAPDPVLGERGETLLEGEPISCFSVGGERRLCLPQILTSVLTDFSLEQINRVCDELQIYCSRCTPEQLHELKSTSVLPRSAPSCGLITQTDAERLCAALLHAPHSSRPHKLPGFRVYHECFGGARGVFAADLNLVQCLECRAMYSARKFVCHSHATENRTCHWGFDSARWRRFLLVADEEQEKEKCAALLDEMEARDDAPPLAPILKHTLPLKRKQRSENTEAGKAFHSLNIRPDNEGRAKTLCVKFRDADNIKVKIPPTSGRPVNGRN, via the exons ATGGATGTAGTGACCCCTCATATAACGTCGGTGTTGAAGACGTACCAGGCGAGCGCGCCGCGGAGCCTGCAGGGCCCCGGCTGCGGGCGGGCGGAGACGCGCGgcgcgccgccgctgccgccgccgccgccgcccgccgctcCGCTGATCCTGCTCGCGCCCGACCCGGTGCTCGGCGAGCGCGGCGAGACGCTGCTCGAGGGCGAGCCGATCTCCTGCTTCAGCGTGGGCGGCGAGCGGCGCCTCTGCCTTCCCCAGATCCTCACCTCCGTGCTCACAGACTTTAGCTTGGAACAGATCAACAGAGTGTGCGACGAATTACAAATATACTGTTCGCGGTGTACACCGGAGCAGCTGCACGAGTTGAAATCCACTAGCGTGCTGCCTCGGTCGGCGCCCTCGTGCGGGCTGATCACGCAGACGGACGCAGAACGCCTATGTGCGGCTCTGTTGCACGCTCCGCACAGCTCCCGTCCGCATAAACTGCCGGGTTTCCGCGTCTACCACGAGTGCTTCGGCGGCGCACGCGGAGTGTTCGCCGCGGATTTGAATTTAGTGCAATGTTTGGAATGCCGGGCGATGTACAGCGCTCGCAAGTTCGTCTGCCACTCTCACGCGACCGAGAACCGGACCTGCCACTGGGGGTTCGACTCGGCGCGGTGGCGGCGCTTCCTGCTGGTGGCCGACGAGGAACAGGAGAAGGAAAAATGCGCTGCGCTGCTGGACGAGATGGAGGCGCGCGACGACGCGCCGCCGCTCGCGCCCATCCTCAAACACACGCTACCTTTGAAAAGAAAACAG CGATCAGAAAACACAGAAGCTGGCAAGGCTTTCCACTCCTTAAATATCCGGCCGGATAATGaaggacgagcgaaaacgctttgtgtgaAGTTTAGGGACGCTGACAACATAAAGGTGAAGAttccgcctacttctggtcgacctgtgaatGGAAGGAACTGA
- the LOC141435358 gene encoding pyroglutamyl-peptidase 1-like, translating to MCNDLDFYMKPIVLVTGFGPFDHHPVNASWEAVKLMNKEAIEDKHRIELVTLEIPVTYQNVDEFVPALWETHEPKLMIHVGVSSIANCFTLETQAHRKGYQRQDYFEQCPANHICTAEGAIRIHTKLNVERICKEFNDGAEENVSAVSSKDAGRYLCEYIYYTSLSVDNTRTLFVHVPDTNLYPSEQTARGLEKILDLCLEQIREAEDSKEVAEVATAMSESSIESNKV from the exons GTTTCGGTCCCTTTGATCACCATCCCGTGAACGCCAGCTGGGAGGCTGTGAAGCTGATGAATAAGGAAGCTATCGAGGATAAACACCGCATTGAACTGGTGACGCTAGAGATCCCTGTAACCTACCAAAATGTGGATGAGTTCGTGCCAGCGTTGTGGGAAACTCACGAACCTAAG ctTATGATCCATGTGGGGGTCTCCAGCATAGCAAACTGCTTCACCCTCGAGACGCAAGCTCACCGAAAAGGCTACCAAAGACAGGACTACTTTGAGCAATGTCCTGCTAACCATATATGCACTGCCGAGGGGGCTATCAGGATACACACCAAGCTCAATGTGGAACGTATTTGTAAGGAGTTCAATGATGGAGCAGAGGAGAATGTCAGCGCTGTTTCTTCTAAAGATGCTGGGAG ATATCTCTGCGAATATATCTACTACACGTCTCTCAGCGTAGACAACACTCGGACGCTTTTCGTACACGTCCCAGACACGAACCTCTATCCCTCGGAACAGACGGCCCGCGGTCTGGAAAAGATCCTGGACCTTTGCCTCGAGCAGATCAGGGAGGCTGAAGACAGCAAAGAGGTCGCAGAAGTTGCGACGGCTATGTCGGAGAGTAGTATTGAGAGCAACAAGGTTTAA